A single region of the Solwaraspora sp. WMMD406 genome encodes:
- the dinB gene encoding DNA polymerase IV, which produces MADEASILHADLDAFYASVEQRDDPRLRDRPVIVGAGVVLAASYEAKTRGVRTAMPGQRARLICPEAVVVPPRMSAYTTASRAVFEVFRQTTPLVEPLSIDEAFLDVGGLRRLVGAPADIAARLRVAVRDQVGLPITVGVARTKFLAKVASGVAKPDGLLVVPPSGELDFLHPLPVERLWGVGPVTAGKLRERGITTVGRVARLGEAALVAMLGAAAGRHLHALAHNQDPRRVQVGHRRGSIGSQQALGRAARDGAEVDAILAGLVDRVGRRMRAAGRTGRTVTLRLRFGDFGRATRAHTLPRATAQTSTILDTARDLLAAAAPMIGERGLTLIGVSVGNLDGGQATQLTLPFDPADAPPAAVAPKATDAGQAAAAHPGNRQESLDAALDAVRDRFGSRAVNRAVLLGRDLGPAVPLLPD; this is translated from the coding sequence GTGGCGGACGAGGCCAGCATCCTGCACGCCGACCTGGACGCCTTCTACGCCTCGGTCGAGCAACGGGACGATCCACGACTACGCGACCGGCCGGTGATCGTCGGCGCGGGCGTGGTGCTGGCCGCCAGCTACGAGGCCAAGACCCGGGGCGTACGGACCGCGATGCCCGGTCAGCGGGCCCGGCTGATCTGCCCGGAGGCGGTGGTGGTGCCGCCCCGGATGTCGGCCTACACGACGGCCAGCCGGGCGGTGTTCGAGGTGTTCCGGCAGACCACCCCGCTGGTCGAGCCGCTCTCCATCGACGAAGCGTTCCTCGACGTCGGCGGGCTGCGCCGCCTCGTCGGCGCGCCGGCCGACATCGCCGCGCGGCTGCGGGTCGCGGTCCGCGATCAGGTCGGGCTGCCGATCACCGTCGGGGTGGCCCGGACCAAGTTCCTGGCCAAGGTGGCCAGCGGGGTCGCCAAGCCCGACGGCCTACTGGTCGTGCCGCCCTCCGGTGAGCTGGACTTCCTGCATCCGCTGCCGGTCGAACGGCTGTGGGGCGTCGGCCCGGTGACCGCCGGCAAGCTACGCGAACGGGGCATCACCACGGTCGGGCGGGTGGCCCGGCTCGGCGAAGCGGCCCTGGTCGCCATGCTCGGCGCGGCGGCCGGCCGGCACCTGCACGCGCTCGCCCACAACCAGGATCCGCGTCGGGTGCAGGTCGGCCACCGACGTGGGTCGATCGGCTCGCAGCAGGCGCTGGGCCGGGCGGCCCGCGACGGCGCGGAGGTCGACGCGATCCTCGCCGGCCTGGTCGACCGGGTCGGTCGACGGATGCGCGCCGCCGGACGCACCGGCCGTACGGTGACCCTGCGGCTCCGGTTCGGCGACTTCGGCCGGGCGACCCGCGCCCATACCTTGCCCCGGGCCACCGCCCAGACGTCGACCATCCTGGACACCGCCCGAGACCTGCTGGCCGCCGCCGCCCCGATGATCGGTGAACGCGGACTCACGCTGATCGGCGTCTCGGTCGGCAACCTCGACGGCGGGCAGGCCACCCAGCTGACGCTGCCGTTCGACCCCGCCGACGCGCCACCGGCGGCGGTCGCACCGAAGGCCACCGACGCCGGGCAGGCGGCAGCGGCGCATCCCGGCAACCGGCAGGAGAGCCTGGACGCCGCGCTCGATGCCGTACGGGACCGGTTCGGGTCGAGGGCGGTCAACCGGGCGGTGCTCCTCGGCCGCGACCTCGGACCGGCCGTCCCGCTGCTGCCCGACTGA
- a CDS encoding GNAT family N-acetyltransferase, translating to MQRNPDGGPGHQDSGAIYHRAGTEADVPAVLALLDGAVRWLVEQGRTGQWGTEPQSTNPRRIAMATQWARDGDLVMACTPTADGERVVGVLAVGAARSYVPPVNEPELYVNLLLTDRRWAGRGIGGRLLDEARRIAVERRATLLRVDCYAGGDRALVRYYERAGFTAAEPFTINQPDGPWPGQILSQRIR from the coding sequence ATGCAGCGCAACCCCGACGGCGGACCCGGTCACCAGGACAGCGGAGCCATCTACCATCGGGCCGGCACCGAAGCAGACGTCCCGGCCGTGCTCGCCCTGCTCGACGGCGCCGTTCGGTGGCTCGTCGAACAGGGGCGCACCGGCCAGTGGGGGACCGAGCCGCAGTCGACGAATCCGCGCCGGATCGCCATGGCCACGCAGTGGGCCAGGGATGGTGACCTGGTCATGGCGTGCACGCCGACCGCCGACGGTGAACGGGTGGTCGGGGTGCTGGCGGTCGGCGCGGCCCGGTCCTACGTACCCCCGGTGAACGAACCCGAGTTGTACGTGAACCTGCTGCTCACCGACCGCCGGTGGGCCGGTCGCGGGATCGGCGGCCGGCTGCTGGACGAGGCGCGACGGATCGCCGTCGAACGCCGGGCGACCCTGCTGCGGGTCGACTGCTACGCCGGCGGTGACCGGGCGTTGGTCCGCTACTACGAGCGGGCCGGGTTCACCGCCGCCGAACCGTTCACCATCAACCAGCCCGACGGCCCCTGGCCCGGGCAGATTCTCAGCCAGCGGATCCGCTGA